A genomic region of Rhodospirillales bacterium contains the following coding sequences:
- a CDS encoding methylenetetrahydrofolate reductase — MTTFSFEFFPPKSDAAREAFWGEFETLAALKPTFMTMTYGAGGTTREWTQEMVIAMQDKTGIPVASHLTFIGTPKEELMAMTDMLWGNGIRHIVALRGDLPDDLSWPLDTDADYFQYTSDFVEALKVQHDFEISVGAYPEKHPDAPSLDADIKALKLKCDAGADRAITQFFFNDAAFFDFVTQCRNSGIITPIVPGLLPIGDFDRMCSFADRCGAHVPQWLTERFAGLNEQDAAKTAQDILDKQVRAMIDGGVEHIHFYTLNKANMIVKACKAGGLAV; from the coding sequence ATGACGACGTTTAGTTTTGAATTTTTTCCGCCGAAAAGCGACGCGGCACGGGAAGCGTTCTGGGGCGAGTTTGAAACACTCGCCGCCCTGAAGCCGACCTTTATGACTATGACTTATGGCGCGGGCGGAACAACGCGTGAGTGGACGCAAGAGATGGTCATCGCCATGCAGGACAAGACCGGGATACCTGTCGCTTCTCATTTGACTTTTATCGGCACGCCAAAAGAAGAATTAATGGCAATGACAGATATGTTGTGGGGGAACGGAATCCGGCATATTGTTGCCTTGCGCGGGGATTTGCCCGACGACCTTTCGTGGCCGCTGGATACGGATGCCGATTATTTCCAGTACACCAGTGATTTTGTTGAAGCCCTGAAAGTGCAGCATGATTTTGAAATCTCGGTTGGCGCTTACCCGGAAAAGCACCCGGACGCACCCTCACTGGATGCCGATATAAAAGCGTTAAAGCTGAAATGCGATGCCGGGGCTGACAGAGCGATTACCCAGTTCTTTTTCAATGATGCCGCGTTTTTTGATTTTGTTACGCAATGCCGGAACAGCGGTATTATAACCCCCATTGTCCCCGGTCTTTTGCCAATCGGTGATTTTGACCGGATGTGCAGCTTTGCCGACCGGTGCGGCGCGCATGTGCCGCAATGGTTGACAGAACGCTTTGCCGGATTGAATGAACAGGACGCGGCAAAAACCGCACAAGATATTCTGGATAAGCAGGTGCGCGCCATGATTGACGGCGGCGTAGAGCATATTCATTTTTACACGCTGAACAAAGCCAACATGATTGTTAAAGCTTGCAAAGCGGGCGGCCTTGCCGTGTAA
- a CDS encoding purine-nucleoside phosphorylase gives MSIMIQQSAEIIRKAAPALHPKIAVMLGSGLGAVADLLDETAALSYSALPGFPVPTVKDHEGSLRTGHVAGVPVIFLKGRQHFYEGAGFDGLKIMIRTLKALGVDILILTNAAGSLMPENGPGSVVSIKDHINLLGSNPLTGANDDDWGPRFVDMGDAWDKRLRGILQDCAKKSGSRLDEGIYAAMPGPAFETPAEISMLKTIGADLVGMSTVPENLIARHCGIKCVGLSAVTNMAAGMSDEILTHAHTIANAERAQKDMATLIETFVQEATKA, from the coding sequence ATGTCGATTATGATTCAACAATCTGCTGAAATTATCCGCAAAGCCGCGCCCGCTCTTCACCCCAAAATTGCCGTGATGCTGGGATCGGGACTGGGGGCGGTAGCGGATCTTCTGGATGAAACGGCGGCCCTTTCCTATAGCGCTTTACCCGGTTTTCCCGTACCCACCGTCAAGGACCATGAAGGGTCATTGCGGACCGGGCATGTGGCGGGCGTCCCCGTCATTTTCCTGAAAGGGCGCCAGCATTTTTATGAGGGAGCGGGATTTGACGGGTTAAAAATCATGATCCGCACGCTGAAGGCGCTGGGGGTCGACATTTTGATCCTGACCAATGCCGCCGGATCGCTGATGCCTGAAAACGGACCCGGATCGGTTGTCTCGATCAAGGATCATATCAATCTGCTCGGCAGCAATCCGTTGACAGGTGCGAACGATGATGACTGGGGTCCGCGATTTGTTGATATGGGCGATGCGTGGGATAAGCGCTTACGCGGCATATTGCAGGACTGCGCCAAAAAGTCCGGTTCCCGTCTTGACGAGGGCATCTATGCGGCGATGCCCGGCCCGGCGTTCGAAACCCCGGCGGAAATATCCATGCTCAAAACCATTGGCGCGGATCTGGTCGGAATGTCAACAGTGCCGGAAAACCTGATCGCCCGGCATTGCGGGATTAAATGCGTGGGGTTATCGGCGGTTACCAACATGGCGGCGGGGATGAGTGATGAAATCCTGACTCATGCCCACACCATCGCAAATGCAGAGCGCGCGCAAAAGGACATGGCCACCCTGATTGAAACTTTTGTGCAGGAGGCAACAAAAGCATGA